The following are from one region of the Coffea eugenioides isolate CCC68of chromosome 2, Ceug_1.0, whole genome shotgun sequence genome:
- the LOC113759955 gene encoding uncharacterized protein LOC113759955, whose protein sequence is MPFQTRKYEDEVLCDVVPVQASHILLGRLWQYDKKTTHDGFTNKYSFLHHNKKMTLVPLTPQQVHEDQLRLQQEHEREVAKKSPDSKAIIKASAERTSNPSTSSRLDKCPSLLAKNREVRKLLLSRQVVYVLYCKEVILLSREALDALPPEISSLLQEFEDVFPDEIPSGLPPLRGIEHQIDFIPRTFLPNRPAYKMGPEETKEIQRQVDELLERGWARESMSPCAVSVILVPKKEGTWRMCVDCRAVNAITV, encoded by the coding sequence ATGCCTTTCCAGACTAGGAAGTATGAGGACGAAGTCCTTTGCGACGTCGTTCCCGTGCAAGCTTCTCATATTTTGTTGGGACGGCTATGGCAATATGACAAGAAGACCACTCATGATGGCTTTACCAACAAGTACTCCTTCTTGCACCACAAcaagaagatgacacttgttcctctcacacctCAGCAGGTGCATGAAGATCAACTGCGGTTGCAACAGGAGCATGAACGAGAGGTGGCTAAAAAGTCACCCGATTCTAAGGCAATCATTAAAGCATCGGCCGAGAGGACATCCAACCCTAGTACATCTAGTCGATTGGACAAATGCCCTAGCTTGCTTGCAAAGAACAGGGAAGTTCGCAAATTACTTTTATCCAGGCAAGTTGTTTATGTCTTATATTGTAAAGAAGTGATTTTACTCTCTCGTGAGGCACTCGATGCCTTACCTCCTGAAATCTCTTCTTTGTTACAGGAATTTGAGGACGTTTTTCCAGATGAGATCCCAAGCGGCTTACCACCACTCCGAGGGATTGAGCACCAGATCGACTTCATCCCTAGAACATTCTTGCCAAACAGACCGGCCTACAAGATGGGCCCTGAGGAGACTAAAGAAATCCAACGGCAAGTTGATGAGCTATTAGAGAGAGGTTGGGCTCGAGAGAGCATGAGCCCATGTGCAGTTTCGGTCATTCTCGTCCCAAAGAAAGAGGGCACTTGGAGGATGTGTGTAGACTGTCGCGCCGTCAACGCTATCACAGTTTAG
- the LOC113759954 gene encoding uncharacterized protein LOC113759954 produces the protein MHESGDQVTQQADGGSQSHEQCQNSPIQQSPLGTRHVPTEENPNQDSQGQHSNDTTFMSCNSDDAGKETTNDSSEVHQKTRGPTFMKEIWGRPKDLARIEIKLDDNEIPISEKTSFSEFLGSLARNGMYCPIDVESWLKMPRKLKMDMLEVIKERFALPMGLEAWTLRSIGKKWRSWKADLKATYFDPTVANTEARFQKDIRVREEQWIKLWAYWKSEEAKAKQLGRPPTRVEMFNKFYTHADGTPSSTMVAENLVVGQDKHGHVRLFSDGMNPTDLWEDIPSRNTCYRISVQQQSSLVRLEERLQRQDDEIASLKKMVLVQHGRGSPIDSPRHPPSSSNNVGNMVSLKSLFDPTKIVAKGYLRSLNPLDEVGGQALGPNWCEIQIQVAMRPREQLIRPWKQLKNDGDFMVMTEDSQQNGKFGSYFYFFQLVRDESLLVCAQESLSSYCK, from the exons ATGCATGAATCAGGTGACCAAGTTACTCAACAAGCTGATGGAGGTTCACAGTCGCATGAGCAGTGCCAGAACTCTCCAATTCAACAATCTCCACTTGGAACAAGGCACGTACCAACTGAAGAAAATCCAAATCAGGATTCTCAAGGTCAACATTCCAATGACACCACCTTCATGTCATGCAACTCGGACGATGCAG GAAAAGAAACTACAAATGATTCAAGTGAAGTACATCAGAAAACCCGAGGCCCTACATTTATGAAAGAAATTTGGGGTCGGCCTAAGGACCTTGCACGGATTGAGATTAAACTCGATGACAATGAGATCCCAATAAGTGAGAAAACCTCTTTCTCTGAATTCTTGGGCAGTTTGGCTAGGAATGGTATGTATTGTCCAATAGATGTTGAAAGTTGGCTTAAGATGCCAAGGAAACTTAAAATGGACATGTTAGAAGTGATAAAG GAAAGGTTTGCTTTGCCTATGGGACTAGAAGCTTGGACCTTAAGATCTATTGGCAAAAAATGGAGAAGCTGGAAGGCAGATTTAAAGGCTACATATTTTGATCCTACCGTGGCAAATACTGAAGCTCGGTTTCAAAAGGACATAAGGGTACGGGAAGAGCAATGGATCAAACTTTGGGCTTATTGGAAAAGTGAAGAAGCAAAG GCCAAACAGTTGGGAAGACCTCCTACTAGAGTAGAAATGTTCAATAAGTTTTATACCCATGCCGATGGAACTCCATCAAGTACCATGGTTGCTGAGAATTTG GTGGTTGGGCAAGACAAACATGGTCATGTTCGCTTGTTTAGTGACGGTATGAATCCAACGGATTTATGGGAAGACATTCCTAGTCGTAACACATGTTACCGTATAAGTGTTCAACAACAGTCATCATTGGTCCGTTTGGAGGAAAGGCTTCAGCGACAAGATGATGAAATAGCTAGCTTGAAGAAAATGGTTTTAGTTCAACATGGAAGGGGCTCTCCAATTGACAGCCCGAGACATCCTCCATCATCATCTAACAAT GTAGGGAATATGGTTTCACTAAAAAGTTTGTTTGACCCAACAAAAATCGTGGCAAAGGGATATTTACGGAGTCTGAATCCATTGGATGAGGTCGGGGGACAAGCTCTTGGGCCAAACTGGTGTGAAATTCAGATACAAGTTGCAATGAGGCCACGTGAGCAATTGATTAGACC GTGGAAACAGCTGAAGAATGATGGGGACTTCATGGTAATGACTGAGGACTCTCAACAAAAtggaaagtttggaagctaCTTCTACTTCTTTCAACTTGTTAGGGATGAGAGTCTTTTAGTTTGTGCACAAGAAAGTCTTTCAAGTTATTGTAAATGA
- the LOC113759953 gene encoding uncharacterized protein LOC113759953 yields MGVCVTKMQAYDHLKVVGFIKGYNNWIAHGELSNYYEATSNSENTSIGVSNGTNDMQDLVHDVFGIPHGTNELNREGDFPVSEAEIFYNLIDDSQQDLLSLGLTLSFIIRLLHLKCLGKMSNKIFNMLVELLREAFPEAMTNLPSSYYEAEKLMNTLGLGYEKIDACPNDCSLYWGNAEKRTSCETCNELRWVASENDPTGEKRKIPQKVLWHFPLNARLQKLFMSSKIASQMRWHEEKRTKDGCMRHPADSPAWKTFDHLHLEFAKDCRNVRLGLAFDGFNPFNNMSSTHSTWPVVLIPYNLPPWMCMKQPYFMLSLLIPGPSSPGNNIDVYLQPLVKELTELWDFGIRTYDASQKENFQLHAALLWTISDFPGYAMLSGWSTKGEYACPVCHKFTHARRLTHSFKHCYMGHRRFLDSKHKFRKQAQLFDGTEEYGK; encoded by the exons ATGGGTGTTTGTGTGACTAAAATGCAAGCATATGATCATTTGAAAGTGGTAGGCTTTATCAAGGGTTATAATAATTGGATAGCACATGGAGAACTTTCAAACTACTATGAAGCCACATCTAATTCTGAAAATACATCAATTGGGGTTTCAAATGGGACTAATGACATGCAAGACTTGGTCCATGATGTATTTGGGATACCACATGGAACAAATGAATTGAATAGAGAAGGGGACTTTCCTGTTTCAGAGGCTGAAATATTTTACAATTTGATTGATGATTCTCAACAGGATCT gttgtctttgggccttacattGTCTTTCATTATTCGTTTGCTTCACCTAAAATGCCTTGGTAAGATGAGTAACAAGATTTTTAATATGCTTGTTGAGCTGTTGAGAGAAGCATTTCCGGAGGCCATGACTAATTTGCCTTCTTCTTACTATGAGGCTGAGAAATTGATGAATACATTGGGGCTGGGTTATGAAAAGATCGATGCATGTCCTAATGATTGTTCTCTTTATTGGGGTAATGCTGAAAAAAGAACTTCATGTGAAACATGTAACGAGCTTAGGTGGGTTGCTTCAGAAAATGATCCAActggtgaaaaaagaaaaatccctCAAAAAGTATTGTGGCATTTTCCTTTAAATGCTAGATTACAAAAActatttatgtcttctaaaattgcatctcaaatGAGATGGCATGAGGAAAAACGTACAAAAGATGGTTGTATGAGACATCCAGCTGATTCTCCAGCTTGGAAAACTTTTGACCATCTACATCTAGAATTTGCTAAGGATTGTCGAAATGTTAGATTGGGGTTGGCATTTGATGGGTTTAATCCATTCAACAACATGAGTTCTACACACAGTACTTGGCCTGTGGTTTTAATACCATATAACTTACCTCCGTGGATGTGTATGAAGCAACCGTACTTCATGTTGTCCTTGTTAATACCCGGACCATCCTCTCCTGGGAATAATATTGATGTTTATCTACAGCCTCTAGTTAAAGAATTGACCGAATTGTGGGATTTTGGCATTCGAACTTATGATGcatcccaaaaagaaaattttcaattgcatgCAGCTCTGTTGTGGACCATTAGTGATTTTCCTGGATATGCAATGTTATCTGGGTGGAGCACTAAAGGTGAATATGCTTGTCCTGTTTGTCACAAGTTCACTCATGCTCGACGGTTGACTCATAGTTTCAAGCATTGCTATATGGGTCATCGTAGATTCTTAGATAGTAAGCATAAATTTAGAAAGCAAGCCCAATTGTTTGATGGCACCGAAGAATATGGAAAGTGA
- the LOC113759952 gene encoding uncharacterized protein LOC113759952, with product MAIRQKPDKSLRNFMTCFNTESLQIRDKDEKVVMAAFMNELRAEELFYKLAEKPPGDLDELLTRAHAAANAEEAARLKKESDRELGDRRGRGNPPKNKDVPAKKNVFNRLSKEKTSAQPPLPEKGYTPLTWPRAQILAVMEAEDLGERPPKMGTPWNKRNQDRYCAFHRDVGHDTEGCWSLRKEIEDLIQRGFLGRFEQQGRPGQEPRRVCRGDEGEGHRRDRPEWRDIPQSRSPDQDTQNLTGVINTIAGGPMGGDSHAARKNR from the coding sequence ATGGCAATCAGGCAGAAGCCGGATAAGTCCCTAAGAAATTTCATGACCTGCTTCAACACAGAGAGCCTGCAGATCCGAGACAAGGATGAAAAGGTGGTGATGGCCGCCTTCATGAACGAGCTCAGGGCGGAGGAGCTCTTCTACAAGCTGGCCGAGAAGCCTCCTGGGGACCTGGATGAGCTCTTGACTAGGGCGCACGCAGCCGCTAACGCAGAAGAGGCAGCACGCTTGAAGAAGGAGTCGGATCGGGAGCTCGGCGATCGGAGGGGACGGGGAAATCCGCCGAAAAATAAGGACGTCCCGGCCAAGAAGAACGTTTTCAATCGACTCTCCAAGGAGAAAACCTCCGCTCAGCCACCGCTTCCGGAAAAGGGGTACACCCCCCTGACTTGGCCAAGAGCCCAGATCCTGGCAGTTATGGAGGCAGAGGATCTGGGGGAACGACCGCCTAAGATGGGGACACCCTGGAACAAGAGAAATCAGGACCGGTACTGTGCCTTCCACCGTGATGTTGGGCATGATACGGAGGGGTGCTGGTCCCTGCGGAAGGAGATCGAGGATCTGATCCAGCGCGGCTTCCTTGGACGATTTGAGCAGCAAGGTCGGCCGGGTCAGGAGCCGAGACGCGTCTGCCGTGGAGACGAGGGCGAGGGCCATCGTCGCGACCGACCTGAGTGGCGTGACATTCCCCAGAGCCGCTCTCCCGACCAGGACACTCAGAACTTGACAGGGGTGATAAACACCATTGCTGGGGGTCCCATGGGGGGTGACAGCCATGCAGCACGGAAGAACAGGTGA